A single region of the Lotus japonicus ecotype B-129 chromosome 4, LjGifu_v1.2 genome encodes:
- the LOC130716146 gene encoding GDSL esterase/lipase At5g55050-like — MATNYASVFFFLVFSVATLEMHVAHNIEAPPTLFIFGDSTVDVGTNNFLNNSGAKANVPYYGIDFYNSIPTGRFSNGFNTADQIARQFGYRTSPPPFLALEKFPYSFKQSILGGVNFASAGSGIRRETGQKQWGEVVYLGKQVEQFALVRCNISEILGPAKAASFVSKALFIFSVGSNDLFDFASNDSDIHLGKEQYLRLLQLNYGFYIRKLYDLGARKFGILSVSTIGCCPAITFANGGNCVKPLNDFAVAFYSGTRTLLQKLSSELKDFEYSLADTFSMTTTLLKDPSSFGLNETKSACCGIGRFNGEGPCLKGLNATLCANRTDYLFWDWFHPTESASELAAKIVFGGGPEFVFPVNFRQLVGSKY, encoded by the exons ATGGCAACTAACTATGCTTCAgtctttttctttcttgtgtTCTCTGTGGCCACGCTTGAAATGCACGTAGCACATAACATTGAGGCACCTCCAACATTATTCATATTTGGAGACTCAACTGTTGATGTTGGAACCAACAATTTCCTTAATAATTCTGGAGCAAAGGCCAATGTTCCCTATTATGGTATTGATTTTTATAATTCAATCCCCACCGGAAGGTTCAGCAATGGCTTTAACACTGCTGACCAAATTG CGAGGCAATTCGGTTATCGCACGAGTCCACCGCCATTTTTGGCTTTGGAGAAATTTCCATACAGTTTCAAGCAGAGCATTCTTGGGGGTGTAAATTTTGCTTCAGCCGGATCAGGAATTCGCAGAGAAACAGGGCAAAAACAATGG GGAGAAGTGGTTTATCTTGGAAAGCAGGTGGAACAATTTGCATTGGTCCGTTGCAACATCAGTGAGATATTAGGGCCAGCAAAAGCTGCTAGTTTTGTATCCAAGGCTTTGTTTATCTTTAGCGTTGGTAGCAACGACCTCTTTGACTTTGCAAGTAACGATAGTGACATTCATTTGGGCAAGGAACAATATTTGCGTCTTCTACAACTCAACTATGGCTTCTATATAAGG AAACTATATGACTTAGGGGCTCGAAAATTTGGCATCCTAAGCGTTTCAACCATAGGGTGTTGTCCTGCCATAACCTTTGCCAACGGAGGGAACTGTGTGAAACCATTGAATGACTTCGCTGTCGCGTTCTACAGTGGAACTCGAACTCTTTTGCAAAAGTTGAGTTCAGAGTTGAAAGATTTTGAGTACTCACTCGCCGACACTTTCTCAATGACGACAACATTGTTGAAAGACCCATCATCCTTTG GGTTGAACGAAACAAAGTCTGCGTGTTGCGGAATTGGAAGGTTCAACGGAGAGGGTCCATGCTTAAAAGGCTTAAACGCCACACTCTGCGCGAATCGTACCGATTACTTGTTTTGGGATTGGTTTCATCCAACGGAAAGTGCTTCGGAGTTGGCAGCAAAGATTGTGTTTGGGGGAGGGCCTGAGTTTGTGTTTCCCGTGAACTTCAGACAATTAGTTGGTTCAAAATATTAA
- the LOC130714877 gene encoding GDSL esterase/lipase At5g33370-like, with product MANKLMAILVFFLAMVCSSLNVGSELGVPAVYIFGDSTFDVGTNSFLSYSSSRADMQFYGIDFPFSKPTGRFSNGYNTADRIVNFLGYTESPLPFLYLVQNDTQHFKREILKGVNFASGGSGLQHQTGRRFNRVIPIAEQIQQFKTVISNISVCLNDTRINKSFFLISVGSNDIFEFFDNLSKSNPSNITLEVPEFLVNLMNNYEAHLKSLLNLGARKFGILSVPPLGCVPILRSNASDGKCLEGLNAIARLFHTALGAVLRNLNSEFLNMKYSLANTYDITCSMIDNPTLFGLQDVKSACCGNQTLSGGTPCSPDAEVCENRNLFLFWDQYHPTDYVATLAAFSVYSGGTEYVAPMNFSVLFQE from the exons ATGGCTAACAAATTGATGGCCATATTAGTTTTCTTCCTGGCCATGGTTTGCTCGAGTTTGAATGTGGGGAGTGAACTAGGAGTGCCTGCAGTTTACATATTTGGGGATTCCACTTTTGATGTTGGTACCAACAGTTTCTTGTCATATTCATCATCTAGGGCAGATATGCAATTTTATGGGATTGATTTTCCATTCTCAAAGCCAACCGGGAGGTTTAGCAATGGCTACAACACCGCGGATCGTATTG TGAACTTTCTAGGATACACCGAGAGCCCACTACCGTTTTTGTATCTTGTCCAAAATGACACACAACATTTCAAGAGGGAAATCCTTAAAGGTGTCAATTTTGCTTCAGGAGGATCTGGTCTTCAGCACCAAACTGGAAGACGGTTT AATAGGGTTATACCCATCGCAGAACAGATCCAGCAGTTCAAAACTGTTATCAGCAACATCTCAGTGTGTCTAAATGACACAAGAATTAACAAATCTTTCTTCCTTATTAGTGTGGGAAGCAATGATATATTTGAGTTCTTTGATAATTTGAGTAAGTCCAATCCCAGCAATATCACACTGGAAGTACCAGAATTCTTGGTCAATCTAATGAACAACTACGAAGCTCATCTCAAG AGTCTACTGAACCTTGGAGCCAGAAAATTTGGCATATTAAGTGTTCCTCCTCTGGGTTGCGTACCGATTCTGCGTTCCAACGCGAGTGATGGTAAGTGTCTGGAGGGGCTCAACGCCATTGCTCGACTCTTCCACACAGCGTTGGGTGCTGTGCTGCGAAATTTGAACTCAGAGTTCCTAAACATGAAGTACTCACTTGCAAATACATATGACATCACCTGTAGCATGATAGATAATCCTACTCTATTTG GTTTGCAAGATGTAAAATCAGCTTGCTGCGGAAATCAAACGCTCTCTGGCGGTACACCCTGCAGCCCTGATGCTGAAGTATGCGAAAATCGCAACCTATTTCTGTTCTGGGACCAGTACCATCCCACAGATTATGTAGCTACTTTAGCTGCCTTCAGTGTCTATAGTGGTGGAACTGAATATGTAGCGCCCATGAATTTCAGTGTGTTGTTTCAAGAGTAG